A single region of the Acidobacteriota bacterium genome encodes:
- a CDS encoding TonB-dependent receptor: MLRGVVRLVVPMLVVVALAAPARGQGLTGSVEGTVKDQTGAVLPGVTVTLSSPGLLGGPRVQVTEIDGAYRFRNLNPGTYSLLFELPGFQRVERTGLAVSADRTITLDQVLGAATVAEEVTVTGEAPTVDVRSTAVASTVDATVIQQIPVARRFTDLLNTMPGVQNGLYTFSPINAVYGSKVTDNVYQVDGINFVDPNVSAPITDVAYDDIAEVQVSTSGQTAEFGSASGGVFNFVTKSGTNRYSGLGAGYFQNKSLTGNNISSDLAAQGIRPTVFDHQYDFGGNLGGPIVQNRLFFFGSYYKFDQKQSISDFPVPIPTTQWQTTGKVDAQVSTANRVNFMVNYRNRTWEPFNFGFTTAGDPRTWIGIQWKNPLSTMSWTSTPTSRTVFRARFGLAMFDLVNFEPFKEPGTPVYQETNTGVLTGGANGSFGVQQRDRYAFNADVSHFLSNVAGGNHELKFGMEYEWLRMNNTRKDQADAEGILHQTLSGLPYRVQLRNWEAQRKNSIDHISFFAQDQWTIGAKTTINAGVRFDRWSGRLGPDELFGNRFFPAESIGETEVVSGLSHVSPRIGVAYDVFGDRRFAIKANWGRFYQRLDGTVTGIGETGGFGVLTYDWLDCRSAAGTPVTCQTAGALPGDGRFTGNPAELGTLRGDSRPRGSGRIDPDIKMPYSDSFNAGIEWDLGNNLGMQVNYVYKRERNIWNRVDLSRFDLGAADPYAMAYDRYPVTLGGQSTSIFSVKPAFQALPPQLLLINPDNPQRLFRDYNGLELVLRRRLADRWSMQASYNLGKSNGSVGTLFFDHQGNPYQNPNSLINIEGDQQLDRRHMFKVSGLYQGPYGINLSSRFEVLSGVPWYTSGSGGSGVTGATYVRFNRGVDYPATSVDAFIRVPAEPQGSQRFDAEVAWDFRAEKRLLLGGARSLDLMLDVFNLLNSNTVVRVQTLNSDLVNYLRPAQIQQPRAARIGLRFNF; the protein is encoded by the coding sequence ATGTTGCGAGGAGTTGTGAGGTTGGTCGTGCCGATGCTCGTGGTCGTCGCGCTGGCGGCGCCCGCGCGGGGGCAGGGCCTGACGGGCAGTGTCGAGGGGACGGTCAAGGACCAGACGGGGGCCGTACTGCCCGGCGTCACCGTCACGCTTTCGAGCCCGGGCCTGCTCGGCGGCCCCCGGGTGCAGGTCACCGAGATCGACGGGGCCTACCGTTTCCGCAATTTGAACCCGGGCACGTACTCGCTGCTCTTCGAGCTGCCGGGCTTCCAGCGGGTCGAGCGCACCGGCCTGGCCGTGAGTGCCGACCGCACCATCACGCTCGACCAGGTGCTCGGCGCGGCGACCGTGGCCGAGGAGGTCACCGTCACGGGCGAGGCGCCCACGGTCGACGTGCGCAGCACGGCGGTGGCGAGCACGGTCGACGCCACCGTCATCCAGCAGATTCCGGTGGCGCGGCGCTTCACGGACCTCCTGAACACGATGCCGGGCGTGCAGAACGGCCTCTACACGTTCTCGCCCATCAACGCCGTGTACGGGAGCAAGGTCACCGACAACGTGTACCAGGTCGACGGCATCAACTTCGTCGACCCGAACGTCTCGGCGCCCATCACGGACGTCGCCTACGACGACATCGCCGAGGTGCAGGTGTCGACGTCGGGGCAGACGGCGGAGTTCGGCAGCGCGAGCGGCGGCGTCTTCAACTTCGTGACGAAGTCGGGCACGAACCGTTACAGCGGTCTCGGGGCGGGGTACTTCCAGAACAAGAGCCTGACCGGCAACAACATCTCGAGCGACCTCGCCGCGCAGGGCATCCGCCCGACGGTCTTCGACCATCAGTACGATTTCGGCGGCAACCTCGGCGGCCCGATCGTCCAGAACCGGCTGTTCTTCTTCGGCAGCTACTACAAGTTCGATCAGAAGCAGAGCATCTCCGACTTCCCGGTGCCGATCCCGACCACGCAGTGGCAGACGACCGGCAAGGTCGACGCGCAGGTGAGCACGGCCAATCGCGTCAACTTCATGGTCAACTACCGCAACCGGACGTGGGAGCCGTTCAACTTCGGCTTCACGACGGCGGGCGACCCGCGCACGTGGATCGGCATCCAGTGGAAGAACCCGCTGTCGACGATGTCGTGGACGTCGACGCCGACCTCGCGCACGGTCTTCCGCGCGCGCTTCGGCCTCGCGATGTTCGACCTCGTGAACTTCGAGCCGTTCAAGGAGCCCGGCACGCCCGTTTACCAGGAGACCAACACGGGCGTGCTCACCGGCGGCGCCAACGGCAGCTTCGGCGTGCAGCAGCGCGACCGGTACGCGTTCAACGCCGACGTCTCGCACTTCCTCTCGAACGTGGCGGGCGGCAACCACGAGTTGAAGTTCGGCATGGAGTACGAGTGGCTGCGCATGAACAACACGCGGAAGGACCAGGCCGACGCGGAGGGCATCCTGCACCAGACGCTCTCCGGCCTGCCCTACCGCGTCCAGCTCCGCAACTGGGAGGCGCAGCGCAAGAACAGCATCGACCACATCTCGTTCTTCGCGCAGGATCAGTGGACGATCGGCGCGAAGACGACCATCAACGCCGGCGTGCGGTTCGACCGCTGGTCGGGCCGTCTCGGACCCGACGAGCTCTTCGGCAACCGCTTCTTCCCGGCGGAGTCGATCGGCGAAACCGAGGTGGTGTCCGGACTCTCGCACGTCTCGCCGCGCATCGGCGTCGCCTACGACGTCTTCGGCGACCGGCGCTTCGCCATCAAGGCCAACTGGGGCCGGTTCTACCAGCGGCTCGACGGCACGGTGACCGGCATCGGCGAAACGGGCGGCTTCGGCGTGCTCACCTACGACTGGCTCGACTGCCGCTCGGCCGCCGGAACTCCGGTGACGTGCCAGACGGCGGGCGCGCTGCCGGGCGACGGCCGCTTCACGGGTAACCCGGCCGAGCTCGGCACCCTGCGCGGCGACTCACGGCCGCGTGGCAGCGGCCGGATCGATCCCGACATCAAGATGCCGTACAGCGACTCGTTCAACGCCGGCATCGAGTGGGATCTCGGCAACAACCTCGGCATGCAGGTCAACTACGTCTACAAGCGCGAGCGGAACATCTGGAACCGGGTGGACCTCTCGCGGTTCGACCTCGGCGCCGCCGACCCCTACGCCATGGCGTACGACCGGTACCCGGTCACGCTGGGCGGGCAGAGCACGAGCATCTTCTCGGTCAAGCCCGCGTTCCAGGCGTTGCCGCCGCAGCTGTTGCTCATCAACCCGGACAACCCGCAGCGCCTGTTCAGGGACTACAACGGCCTCGAACTGGTGCTGCGTCGCCGCCTCGCCGACCGCTGGTCGATGCAGGCGTCCTACAACCTCGGGAAGAGCAACGGCTCGGTCGGCACGCTCTTCTTCGACCACCAGGGCAACCCGTACCAGAACCCGAACAGCCTGATCAACATCGAGGGCGACCAGCAGCTCGACCGGCGCCACATGTTCAAGGTGAGCGGCCTCTACCAGGGCCCGTACGGCATCAACCTCAGCTCGCGCTTCGAGGTGCTCTCCGGCGTGCCGTGGTACACGTCGGGCTCCGGCGGGTCGGGCGTCACGGGCGCCACGTACGTGCGCTTCAACCGTGGGGTAGACTATCCCGCGACGAGCGTCGATGCGTTCATCCGCGTGCCGGCCGAGCCGCAGGGCTCGCAGCGCTTCGACGCCGAGGTGGCCTGGGACTTCCGGGCCGAGAAGCGGCTGCTGCTCGGCGGGGCCCGCTCGCTCGACCTGATGCTCGACGTCTTCAACCTGCTGAACTCGAACACGGTCGTGCGGGTCCAGACGCTCAACAGCGACCTCGTAAACTACCTGCGCCCCGCGCAGATCCAGCAGCCGCGCGCCGCGCGCATCGGTCTGCGGTTCAACTTCTGA